Proteins encoded within one genomic window of Amycolatopsis sp. 2-15:
- a CDS encoding DUF488 domain-containing protein has protein sequence MAENTVLDNAVPDNAVPDDRVGDNGSMVHIARVYDPAGPDDGTRVLVDRVWPRGLAKATAALDDWCKAVAPTTELRKWYAHDPDRFAEFTRRYRDELAAPGPAADALAALRDRAAQGPLTLLTASRALDISQAAVLAQLLSED, from the coding sequence GTGGCTGAAAACACGGTGCTCGACAACGCGGTGCCGGACAATGCTGTGCCGGACGATCGGGTGGGCGACAATGGCTCGATGGTCCACATCGCACGCGTCTACGACCCCGCCGGCCCCGACGACGGCACCCGCGTCCTCGTCGACCGCGTCTGGCCGCGCGGCCTGGCCAAGGCCACCGCCGCCCTCGACGACTGGTGCAAGGCCGTCGCCCCCACCACCGAGCTGCGCAAGTGGTACGCCCACGATCCCGACCGGTTCGCCGAGTTCACCCGCCGCTACCGCGACGAGCTCGCCGCCCCCGGCCCGGCAGCGGACGCGCTCGCCGCCCTGCGCGACCGCGCCGCACAGGGCCCGCTCACGCTGCTCACCGCGAGCCGCGCCCTGGACATCAGCCAGGCCGCCGTCCTGGCGCAGCTGCTTTCGGAAGACTGA